The proteins below are encoded in one region of Scomber japonicus isolate fScoJap1 chromosome 2, fScoJap1.pri, whole genome shotgun sequence:
- the ufsp2 gene encoding ufm1-specific protease 2: MVVDSHPSDTVTILRVRGLLDFRCQLDSTDALLMQKVISRTFETLRSKVKSESCVLTICDSPVIIWPNKSGNAPCEDLHQWIQTDEQESKRSSKKKNKKSSAVNVINLRLMMDMTTQGPASAPILSRTAQNTYFLSTTLPMDCVVRTSCSDSTKKALECLVEALTHQLCEMEKVTLDHMKGTTLLVPEPLHFLLPEPKGLVTVVYPAGVLDSQLETQRRELHQRFELPEDKPYFRRANAYHFPNEPYKDGYLRNPHQVLTHPTLDNGKVYLVQGIYSYHHYMQDRMDDNGWGCAYRSLQTICSWFQQQGYIERSVPTHKDIQQALVNVGDKQSSFVGSRQWIGSIEVQAVLNELFGVTSKIMFVSQGSELASKGRELANHFLTEGTPIMIGGGVLAHTILGVAWSETTGQIRYLILDPHYTGAEDLQVITDKGWCGWKGPEFWDQTAYYNLCLPQRPKVI, translated from the exons ATG GTTGTGGACTCACATCCCTCCGACACTGTCACCATCCTTCGTGTCAGAGGGCTGCTGGATTTCAGATGTCAGCTGGACAGCACAGATG cGCTGCTCATGCAAAAAGTCATCTCAAGAACATTTGAGACCCTCCGTTCCAAAGTGAAATCTGAGTCCTGTGTTCTCACCATCTGTGACAGTCCTGTTATTATTTGGCCAAACAAAAGTGGTAATGCACCGTGTGAAGATTTACATCAGTGGATACA GACAGATGAACAAGAGAGCAAGAGAtcttcaaaaaagaaaaacaagaagagcTCAGCAGTG AATGTCATAAACCTTCGCCTGATGATGGACATGACAACACAAGGCCCCGCCTCAGCACCGATCCTCAGTAGAACAGCCCAGAATACATACTTTCTGTCTACAACTCTTCCCATGGACTGTGTCGTCCGCACCAGCTGCAGTGACTCCACAAAAAA AGCCCTTGAGTGCCTGGTGGAGGCGCTAACTCATCAGCTGTGCGAGATGGAGAAAGTAACCCTGGATCACATGAAAGGAACCACACTGCTGGTCCCTGAACcgctccacttcctcctcccaGAGCCAAAAGGACTGGTGACTGTGGTATATCCAGCAGGAGTGCTTGACAGCCAACTAGAGACACAGCGCAGG GAATTACATCAACGCTTTGAGCTCCCAGAAGACAAGCCTTATTTTAGAAGAGCCAATGCTTACCACTTTCCCAATGAACCCTACAAAGATGGATACCTCCGAAACCCCCATCAAGTCCTCACACATCCCACCCTGGACAATGGAAAG gtgtACTTGGTCCAAGGGATCTACAGCTATCACCACTACATGCAGGACCGTATGGATGACAATGGCTGGGGCTGCGCTTACCGCTCCCTCCAGACCATCTGCTCCTGGTTTCAGCAGCAAGGCTACATAGAGCGGTCTGTACCCACTCACAAGGACATCCAGCAG GCTTTAGTGAACGTCGGAGACAAACAATCTTCCTTTGTGGGATCACGTCAGTGGATTGGATCTATTGAGGTTCAAGCTGTTCTGAACGAGCTGTTTGGGGTCACTTCCAAGATCATGTTTGTGAG TCAGGGGTCGGAGTTGGCGTCTAAAGGCAGAGAACTGGCCAACCACTTCCTGACTGAAGGGACTCCCATCATGATTG gggggggggttttGGCTCACACTATCCTGGGTGTGGCATGGAGTGAGACCACCGGGCAGATCCGCTATCTGATCCTAGATCCACATTACACAGGAGCAGAGGACTTACAGGTCATCACAGACAAG GGTTGGTGTGGCTGGAAAGGACCAGAGTTTTGGGATCAAACTGCGTATTATAATCTGTGTCTGCCTCAAAGGCCAAAGGTCATCTGA